Proteins from one Mycobacterium adipatum genomic window:
- a CDS encoding neutral zinc metallopeptidase: MHRRAGRRAGWLSVALTVALLLTGCGTTVLDGRAVSMLWDPSRAGGLPASDGPSGPRPDAPAPTRTAQNSDGGPVDRLALSAIDDLEQFWSENWNGALTGTFSPVASLVSYDAADPNTPQVCGNDLFELSNAFYCYGADVMAWDRGEFIPGAAQYFGEMGVVGVMAHEYGHAVQAKAHLVEKSTPVLVKEQQADCFAGVYLHWVAAGKSPRFTLSTGDGLNHVLAGAIYIRDPLMTQEEAILTGDAHGSALDRISAFQIGFSGNADQCAAIDMDEIIERQGDLPKFLSYDSYGDPAAGDSVIDADLLDNLMTTLGGVYSPGSPPALNLEMASCPDAESISPAAYCPATNTINVNLPALQELGTPKSEEQGVLLQGDNTALSIVTSRYALAVQRERGIALESPVTALRTACLTGVAQGRMAEPGSPLTLSAGDTDEAISGLLTNGLAASDVNGVTATAGFTRILAYRAGLSGDPEQCYQRFSA, translated from the coding sequence ATGCACCGACGGGCCGGACGCCGCGCCGGGTGGCTCAGCGTGGCACTCACGGTCGCGCTGCTGCTCACCGGCTGTGGCACCACCGTGCTCGACGGCCGTGCCGTGTCGATGCTCTGGGACCCCTCCCGCGCGGGTGGGCTGCCCGCCAGCGACGGCCCCAGCGGACCCCGCCCGGACGCGCCCGCACCGACCCGCACCGCGCAGAACAGCGATGGCGGCCCGGTGGATCGGCTCGCCCTGAGTGCGATCGACGATCTGGAGCAGTTCTGGTCGGAGAACTGGAACGGCGCGCTGACGGGCACCTTCTCGCCGGTGGCCTCGTTGGTGTCCTACGACGCCGCCGATCCGAACACCCCGCAGGTCTGCGGCAACGATCTCTTCGAATTGTCGAACGCCTTCTACTGCTATGGCGCCGATGTGATGGCCTGGGATCGCGGCGAATTCATCCCCGGGGCGGCGCAGTACTTCGGTGAGATGGGCGTCGTCGGCGTGATGGCCCACGAATACGGCCACGCCGTGCAGGCCAAGGCGCACCTGGTGGAGAAGTCCACCCCGGTGCTGGTCAAGGAACAGCAGGCGGATTGCTTCGCCGGCGTCTATCTGCACTGGGTGGCCGCCGGGAAGTCGCCGCGATTCACGTTGAGCACCGGCGATGGCCTCAATCACGTTCTGGCCGGTGCGATCTACATCCGTGACCCGTTGATGACGCAGGAGGAGGCGATCCTCACCGGGGATGCGCACGGATCCGCACTCGACCGGATCAGTGCTTTCCAGATCGGATTCAGCGGGAACGCCGATCAATGTGCGGCCATCGATATGGACGAGATCATCGAGCGCCAGGGCGACCTGCCGAAGTTCCTGTCCTACGACTCCTATGGTGATCCGGCCGCCGGAGACAGCGTCATCGATGCCGACCTGCTGGACAACCTGATGACCACACTCGGCGGCGTCTATTCCCCTGGCAGCCCTCCGGCGCTCAACCTGGAGATGGCCAGTTGCCCGGACGCGGAATCCATATCGCCGGCGGCGTACTGTCCCGCGACCAACACGATCAACGTCAATCTGCCTGCACTGCAGGAACTGGGCACCCCGAAATCCGAGGAGCAGGGTGTGCTGCTGCAGGGCGACAACACCGCTCTGTCGATTGTCACCTCCCGCTATGCGCTTGCCGTGCAACGGGAACGGGGCATTGCGCTGGAATCTCCGGTGACGGCGCTGCGCACCGCCTGCCTCACGGGGGTGGCGCAGGGTCGGATGGCCGAACCGGGAAGCCCGTTGACACTGTCCGCCGGTGATACCGACGAGGCGATCTCCGGGCTGCTCACCAACGGCCTGGCCGCCAGCGATGTCAACGGCGTCACGGCCACGGCCGGCTTCACCAGGATCCTGGCCTACCGGGCCGGGCTGTCCGGTGACCCCGAGCAGTGCTACCAAAGGTTCTCGGCATGA
- a CDS encoding DUF4333 domain-containing protein — protein sequence MLAPLLLTAAALISCSVPTDRNLTREQLQDQIVEKVTQQSGAPPDSVSCPGDLTATVGASLDCTLADGGQQRRVSVTVGGAEGDRIELHIQQRIAEKTVTEQIADQVNRQIGRAPEWVSCPGDLSADSGATLRCELRDSGQTYGVTVTTVHRGGVTFDIRVDQQPQ from the coding sequence ATGCTCGCGCCGCTCCTGCTCACCGCGGCGGCGCTGATCTCGTGTTCGGTGCCGACCGATAGGAACCTCACCAGGGAGCAACTGCAGGACCAGATCGTCGAAAAGGTCACCCAACAGTCGGGCGCACCCCCGGATTCGGTCAGCTGCCCCGGTGACCTGACGGCAACCGTCGGTGCCAGCCTGGACTGCACGCTGGCCGATGGCGGGCAGCAGCGCCGGGTCAGTGTGACCGTGGGCGGGGCCGAGGGCGACCGGATCGAGCTGCACATCCAGCAGCGCATCGCCGAGAAGACCGTCACCGAACAGATTGCCGACCAGGTCAACCGGCAGATCGGACGGGCCCCGGAATGGGTGAGCTGTCCGGGCGACCTCAGCGCCGACAGCGGCGCCACGCTGCGCTGCGAACTGAGGGATTCAGGTCAGACCTACGGCGTGACCGTGACGACCGTCCACCGCGGAGGGGTGACCTTCGATATCCGGGTCGACCAGCAGCCGCAATAG
- a CDS encoding acyl-CoA dehydrogenase family protein, whose amino-acid sequence MTREFADLHAELRSVARSLLAAGQPEWTVIAQAGWPGLEITESLGGAGVSFAETAVVGEELGRAAARTSHLGGSLGIGALLALPPDTARDHALVGAAEGTELPVAVLSTGERADIGFTLAANGLNGTADFVPDATEATRLLIPTLDSSGRPVLVDIESDTSGLTVTPRPTLDGSRRLASVTADAAQPSQVWPFPATQQLLNRATVTVAADCLGLAEAMLAATVDYVRIRHQFGRPIGSFQAVKHACADMLVQIRVTRSLVETAVDAVAADSDATAAASMAKAYASDTAVAVAGKAMQLHGGIGYTWESGVHVYLKRATLNRSLFGSPTAHRRALAARLR is encoded by the coding sequence ATGACACGCGAGTTCGCCGACCTGCACGCCGAACTGCGTTCAGTGGCCAGGAGCCTGCTGGCTGCCGGACAGCCGGAATGGACGGTGATCGCCCAGGCGGGCTGGCCGGGTCTGGAGATCACCGAGTCACTCGGCGGGGCCGGGGTGTCATTCGCCGAAACCGCGGTCGTGGGCGAGGAACTCGGGCGGGCCGCTGCCCGCACCAGCCACCTCGGGGGCAGCCTCGGCATCGGCGCGCTGCTCGCATTACCCCCGGACACCGCGCGCGATCATGCACTGGTCGGCGCCGCCGAGGGCACGGAGTTACCCGTCGCCGTGCTCAGCACCGGGGAACGCGCCGATATCGGGTTCACGCTCGCGGCGAACGGGCTCAATGGCACAGCCGATTTCGTGCCGGACGCCACTGAGGCCACCCGCCTGCTGATCCCGACCCTCGATTCCTCGGGGCGGCCGGTACTCGTCGATATCGAGTCGGACACGTCGGGGCTGACCGTCACGCCTCGCCCGACACTCGACGGCAGCCGTCGGCTTGCGTCGGTCACCGCGGATGCGGCCCAACCCAGCCAGGTCTGGCCGTTCCCGGCAACGCAGCAGCTGCTGAACCGCGCCACCGTGACCGTCGCCGCAGACTGCCTGGGGCTTGCCGAGGCCATGCTGGCCGCCACCGTCGACTATGTCCGGATACGCCACCAGTTCGGCCGTCCCATCGGGTCGTTCCAGGCGGTCAAACACGCCTGCGCGGACATGCTGGTGCAGATCCGGGTGACCCGCAGTCTCGTCGAGACCGCCGTCGACGCGGTGGCCGCGGATTCCGACGCGACCGCCGCGGCGTCCATGGCCAAGGCCTACGCTTCCGACACCGCGGTCGCGGTCGCGGGCAAGGCGATGCAGCTGCACGGCGGTATCGGCTACACCTGGGAGAGCGGGGTTCACGTCTATCTCAAACGGGCGACGCTGAACCGGTCGCTGTTCGGGTCGCCGACCGCGCACCGACGCGCACTGGCGGCCCGCCTGCGATAA
- a CDS encoding acyl-CoA dehydrogenase family protein: MTEDIDAFREHVRRWCAEHVPTDWRAAQTGVSDDEYVRFQKSWFAELHSAGFAVPHWPPEWGGGMSVAEQIVLYSELAAHDAPRLVLAFVGIHHAASTLLAAGTEDQRRRHLPAILDGEIWVQGFSEPEAGSDLAALRTTARRAGDEFVVNGQKVWASGGLHADWCLLLARTDPDAKKRHGISYFLMDMTSPGIEVRPIRQATGESHFCEVFLNDVRIPAANLVGPENKGWQVAQETLGAERGMTMLELAERLGNAGFRWLVAECERAGVLTDSLVADRLAQFEIEITGLRGLCRELVEGRSDGPADASVVKLFYSELLQRLTDFGAEISGLAGHTVLAKPISSGWESGAWVLDFIGSWEWTIPGGASEIQRTIIGERGLGLPREPAGA, translated from the coding sequence ATGACTGAGGACATCGATGCTTTCCGCGAACACGTCCGGCGTTGGTGCGCCGAGCACGTGCCCACCGATTGGCGCGCCGCCCAGACCGGCGTGAGCGATGACGAGTACGTGCGCTTCCAGAAGTCCTGGTTCGCCGAGTTGCACAGCGCGGGGTTCGCGGTGCCGCACTGGCCGCCCGAGTGGGGCGGCGGCATGTCGGTGGCCGAACAGATCGTGCTGTACTCCGAACTGGCCGCACACGACGCGCCGCGGCTGGTGCTCGCCTTCGTCGGCATCCACCATGCCGCCTCGACGTTGCTGGCCGCGGGCACCGAGGACCAGCGCCGCCGGCACCTCCCGGCAATTCTCGACGGCGAAATCTGGGTGCAGGGCTTCTCCGAGCCCGAAGCCGGCTCCGATCTCGCCGCGTTGCGCACCACCGCGCGGCGCGCGGGTGACGAATTCGTGGTCAACGGCCAGAAGGTCTGGGCCAGCGGCGGCCTCCACGCCGACTGGTGCCTGCTGCTGGCCCGCACCGATCCGGACGCCAAGAAACGGCACGGCATCTCGTATTTCCTGATGGACATGACATCACCGGGGATCGAGGTGCGTCCGATCAGACAGGCCACCGGCGAATCGCATTTCTGCGAGGTGTTCCTCAACGATGTGCGGATACCCGCTGCGAATCTGGTGGGCCCCGAGAACAAGGGTTGGCAGGTCGCCCAGGAGACACTCGGCGCCGAGCGGGGAATGACCATGCTCGAGCTTGCCGAGCGACTCGGCAATGCCGGCTTCCGCTGGCTGGTCGCCGAATGCGAACGCGCCGGTGTGCTCACCGATTCGCTGGTGGCAGACCGGCTTGCGCAGTTCGAGATCGAGATCACCGGGTTGCGCGGGCTGTGCCGCGAGCTTGTCGAGGGGCGAAGCGACGGCCCGGCCGACGCCTCGGTGGTCAAGTTGTTCTACAGCGAACTGCTGCAACGGCTCACCGACTTCGGTGCCGAGATCAGCGGGCTGGCCGGGCACACCGTGCTGGCCAAGCCGATATCCAGCGGTTGGGAGTCCGGCGCCTGGGTGCTCGACTTCATCGGATCCTGGGAATGGACCATCCCGGGCGGTGCCAGCGAAATCCAGCGCACCATCATCGGTGAGCGCGGACTGGGACTGCCCCGTGAACCGGCGGGAGCATGA
- a CDS encoding acyl-CoA dehydrogenase family protein, which yields MNIDLSPEAREYGAQALRAFESAGGDALLQRAEADPATRESLVAPVLDELGAWDLEPRGDTDSAEAAAALCRSTGYWGLPYPVAERLSRAGDIDSDGLIVVAGPAPAATIAGVDGRWTTVTLDGRRAHVAGTSGTRTAFVTSLRLDALDDAGAADVALALVLPCWTLLGMLDRAMELTIAHVTLRQQFGQPLAGFQSVQFQLTDAEVERSGLEMLARYALSTVTGPDALADALALRLAALEAAEVVFRVAHQLHGAVGFCDETVLSWLSRYSQPLRRLPLGLSATRAHLTDLLGSRGLAGLYSDAT from the coding sequence GTGAACATCGACCTGAGCCCGGAGGCCCGGGAGTACGGCGCACAGGCGCTGCGCGCCTTCGAATCCGCCGGCGGTGATGCCCTGCTTCAGCGCGCCGAGGCCGATCCCGCCACCAGGGAGTCGCTCGTCGCCCCGGTACTCGACGAGCTGGGCGCCTGGGACCTGGAACCGCGCGGTGACACCGATTCGGCCGAGGCCGCCGCCGCGCTGTGCCGCAGTACGGGCTACTGGGGCCTGCCCTACCCGGTGGCCGAGCGGTTGTCCCGAGCAGGCGACATCGACTCCGACGGGCTCATCGTCGTCGCAGGCCCCGCCCCGGCCGCGACCATCGCCGGTGTCGACGGGCGTTGGACAACAGTCACATTGGACGGGCGGCGGGCACACGTAGCGGGCACCTCGGGCACCCGGACCGCCTTCGTCACCTCGCTGCGGCTCGATGCTCTCGACGATGCAGGTGCCGCAGACGTCGCCCTGGCGCTCGTGCTGCCCTGCTGGACGCTGCTCGGCATGCTGGACCGAGCCATGGAACTCACCATCGCGCACGTCACGCTGCGACAGCAGTTCGGCCAGCCGCTGGCGGGGTTCCAGAGTGTGCAGTTTCAGCTCACCGATGCCGAGGTGGAGCGCAGCGGCCTGGAGATGCTGGCCCGCTACGCGCTGTCCACCGTCACCGGGCCCGATGCCCTCGCCGACGCGCTCGCCCTGCGGCTGGCCGCATTGGAGGCCGCCGAGGTGGTGTTCCGGGTGGCGCATCAGTTGCATGGCGCCGTCGGATTCTGTGACGAGACCGTGCTGTCCTGGCTGTCGCGCTACAGCCAGCCGTTGCGGCGCCTGCCGCTGGGGCTCTCGGCGACGCGCGCGCACCTGACGGATCTGTTGGGCAGCCGCGGCCTGGCCGGACTGTACAGCGACGCAACATGA
- a CDS encoding acyl-CoA dehydrogenase family protein, which yields MDFDMGPDAAALRRELRSLVKAHIAEDYLGAFTDNPDDLEVAQAFCRLLAERGLLCMSWPTEFGGQAASPWEQTVVREEMWAHHEPRGAQYMGVNWVGPIIMRHGTAEQQARHLPPIAAGDVIWCQGFSEPEAGSDLASLRTSAVRDGNGWVINGQKIWTSYATMAQWCFLLARTSRHDKKQRGLTIFLVPMSDPAITVRPIQTMMGPHHLNEVFFDDLRVTDADVLGTVDDGWTVVQSVLAFERVGIARYARCERLLQLAPEALGEYWSDLPEELRGRWARMLTHCRRARLMAYRLVALQAEGQVRPTDSAAYRIAVTRLDQDSAEVLMEIIAALPEGVSRIFTAEVEDHWRYSQPSTVSSGSIEMQRILLARTLLAAS from the coding sequence GTGGACTTCGACATGGGGCCGGACGCCGCCGCACTGCGCAGGGAGTTGCGCAGTCTGGTGAAAGCGCATATCGCCGAGGACTATCTGGGCGCCTTCACCGACAATCCGGATGATCTCGAGGTGGCCCAGGCCTTCTGCCGGCTGCTCGCCGAGCGCGGGCTGCTGTGCATGTCCTGGCCCACCGAATTCGGCGGACAGGCCGCATCCCCGTGGGAACAGACCGTGGTACGCGAGGAGATGTGGGCGCACCACGAACCCCGCGGCGCGCAGTACATGGGCGTCAACTGGGTCGGCCCGATCATCATGCGCCACGGCACCGCGGAGCAGCAGGCCCGACACCTGCCACCGATCGCGGCCGGCGACGTGATCTGGTGCCAGGGGTTCTCCGAGCCGGAGGCGGGTTCGGACCTGGCATCGCTGCGGACCTCGGCGGTGCGCGACGGAAACGGCTGGGTGATCAACGGACAGAAGATCTGGACGTCCTACGCGACGATGGCGCAGTGGTGCTTCCTGCTGGCCCGGACCTCCAGGCACGACAAGAAGCAAAGAGGCCTGACGATCTTCCTGGTGCCCATGTCGGATCCGGCGATCACCGTGCGCCCCATCCAGACCATGATGGGCCCGCACCACCTCAACGAGGTGTTCTTCGACGACCTGCGGGTCACCGACGCCGATGTGCTCGGCACCGTCGACGACGGCTGGACGGTGGTGCAGAGCGTGCTCGCGTTCGAGCGGGTCGGCATCGCCCGCTACGCGCGCTGCGAGCGGCTGCTACAACTCGCCCCGGAAGCCCTCGGCGAGTACTGGTCCGACCTGCCCGAGGAGTTGCGCGGCCGGTGGGCCCGGATGCTCACCCACTGCCGGCGCGCCCGGCTGATGGCCTACCGCCTGGTCGCGCTGCAGGCCGAGGGGCAGGTGCGCCCGACCGATTCGGCGGCATACCGCATTGCGGTCACCCGGCTCGACCAGGACAGCGCCGAGGTGCTGATGGAGATCATCGCCGCACTGCCCGAAGGGGTTTCGCGGATCTTCACCGCCGAGGTGGAGGACCACTGGCGCTACTCACAGCCCTCGACGGTGTCCTCCGGCAGTATCGAGATGCAACGCATCCTGCTGGCCCGCACCCTGTTGGCGGCATCGTGA
- a CDS encoding FadR/GntR family transcriptional regulator — MRTPQHRIAETVASELRDRILAGADRLPTQDQLVTEFGVSYPSVREALRILETEGLVTVRRGSVGGAEVHRPDESSAAYHLGLALQGSAVSLGDLAAGLQLLEPLCVAEVARRADRLKTVVPVLTRNVDASAQAVADGAAFTRIAREFHDLVVEYTPNATVRYVVGSLVALWSAQEEKWADYVVTRGEYPSPAQARGAVRTHRRLVDVIAAGNASEAERVARKHLAATQAVLLERFTDDVVRAARGAKPHGRRTC; from the coding sequence ATGCGCACCCCGCAACACCGCATCGCCGAGACCGTCGCGAGTGAGCTGCGGGACCGGATCCTGGCCGGCGCCGACCGGTTGCCGACCCAGGACCAGCTGGTCACCGAGTTCGGTGTCAGCTATCCGTCGGTGCGTGAGGCGCTGCGCATCCTGGAGACCGAGGGGTTGGTGACGGTGCGCCGCGGCAGCGTCGGCGGCGCCGAAGTGCACCGGCCCGACGAATCGTCGGCGGCCTACCATCTCGGTCTGGCGCTGCAGGGGTCTGCCGTGTCGCTCGGTGATCTGGCGGCCGGGCTGCAGCTGCTCGAACCGCTGTGTGTGGCCGAGGTGGCACGTCGTGCGGATCGGCTCAAGACGGTGGTGCCGGTCCTCACCCGCAATGTCGACGCATCCGCGCAGGCCGTCGCCGATGGCGCCGCCTTCACCCGCATCGCACGTGAATTCCATGATCTGGTCGTCGAATACACCCCGAATGCCACCGTGCGGTACGTGGTGGGCAGCCTGGTCGCGCTGTGGTCGGCGCAGGAGGAGAAGTGGGCCGACTATGTCGTCACGCGCGGCGAGTACCCGTCACCGGCGCAGGCGCGCGGCGCCGTGCGCACCCACCGCAGGCTGGTCGACGTGATCGCGGCGGGTAACGCATCCGAGGCTGAACGCGTCGCGCGCAAGCACCTGGCCGCCACCCAGGCCGTGCTGCTCGAACGCTTCACCGATGACGTCGTCCGGGCGGCGCGTGGCGCAAAACCACACGGACGCCGCACCTGCTGA
- a CDS encoding SDR family NAD(P)-dependent oxidoreductase — MAAVVVTGAASGIGRASAQALVADGRQVVLWDLAPEVTAVAADLGMPGAVVDVTDTAATAAAIQRLDGVDGLVHAAGRVIPEPVGAYTVESWDAVLDVNLRAQAMLVQQLLPQLEASARAGGTPAVVGISSIEGLTANPFIPAYCASKAGLLGLTRSMAAQLGPSGIRINAVCRGFIRTPMLQIALDVDEVRESFVAAAPLGRIGDPEEVAAAVAFLMSPKASFITGT, encoded by the coding sequence ATGGCAGCAGTGGTGGTCACCGGGGCGGCATCGGGTATCGGTCGGGCCAGCGCGCAGGCGCTGGTCGCCGACGGGCGGCAAGTCGTCTTATGGGATCTCGCGCCCGAGGTCACCGCGGTGGCCGCCGATCTGGGGATGCCCGGTGCCGTCGTCGACGTCACGGACACCGCGGCGACGGCGGCGGCGATCCAGAGGCTCGACGGGGTCGACGGCCTGGTGCATGCCGCGGGTCGGGTGATCCCGGAACCGGTGGGCGCCTACACCGTGGAATCCTGGGATGCGGTGCTCGATGTGAACCTGCGTGCGCAGGCGATGCTGGTGCAGCAGCTGTTGCCGCAACTGGAGGCCAGCGCCCGTGCCGGTGGTACGCCCGCGGTCGTCGGCATCTCGAGTATCGAAGGGCTGACGGCCAATCCGTTCATCCCGGCCTACTGCGCGTCCAAGGCCGGGCTGCTCGGACTGACCCGGTCGATGGCCGCTCAGCTCGGCCCGTCCGGCATCCGCATCAACGCCGTGTGCCGAGGCTTCATCCGCACCCCGATGCTGCAGATCGCGCTGGACGTCGACGAGGTCCGCGAGAGTTTCGTGGCTGCCGCACCGCTGGGCCGTATCGGCGACCCCGAGGAGGTGGCCGCGGCGGTGGCGTTCCTGATGTCACCGAAGGCGTCGTTCATCACCGGCACCTAA
- a CDS encoding TetR/AcrR family transcriptional regulator: MSTEGRLTPTAYSAAQTRVITAALDLFGAHGVSGTSLQMIADAIGVTKAAVYHQFKSKDDVVIAVAETELAALQDALDAAEEEPDQVTARDVLLNRVVDMAVSRRQLTGVLQFDPVVVRLLAEHQPFARFIERLYQVLLGGGVGVEARVNAAVMSGALSAAVMHPLVTDVDDDTLRTQILKVTRRILDLPQA, encoded by the coding sequence GTGAGCACCGAGGGCAGACTGACGCCGACCGCCTACAGCGCCGCACAGACCCGCGTCATCACCGCCGCCCTGGACCTGTTCGGCGCGCACGGTGTCAGCGGCACCTCCCTGCAGATGATCGCCGATGCCATCGGAGTCACGAAAGCCGCTGTCTACCACCAATTCAAGAGCAAGGACGACGTCGTGATCGCGGTCGCCGAGACCGAGCTCGCCGCGCTGCAGGACGCCCTGGACGCCGCCGAGGAAGAGCCCGACCAGGTGACCGCCCGCGACGTGCTGCTCAACCGTGTCGTCGACATGGCGGTCAGCCGCCGCCAGCTCACCGGGGTCCTGCAGTTCGACCCGGTGGTGGTGCGCCTGCTGGCCGAGCACCAACCCTTCGCGCGATTCATCGAACGGCTATACCAGGTGCTGCTCGGCGGCGGCGTCGGTGTCGAAGCCCGGGTCAATGCGGCGGTCATGTCCGGCGCGCTCAGCGCGGCGGTGATGCACCCGCTGGTCACCGATGTCGACGATGACACCCTGCGCACTCAGATCCTCAAGGTCACCCGCCGGATTCTCGACCTGCCTCAGGCGTGA
- a CDS encoding DUF1295 domain-containing protein — protein MTTISKSRSLGVVTAAYVVAVAVAVAWLWLGPSTDRLWLDTLIADLLATVTIFVFSRAYRNSSFYDAYWSVIPPLLLFYWWYRSTDVDLLRVWLITVVVMLWAIRLTANWVYAFPGLHHEDWRYPMFKQRAGRFEILADLVAIHLIPTLQVFLAMVPVYVAVTRPGPGLVWLTWIAFVVGLAAVALELVADVQMHRFVAERRSGAAMDRGLWSWSRHPNYFGEFSFWSALALFGIAAAPADWWWLILGALAILAMFLGASIPMMEERSLARRPAYQDVVDRVSRFVPWPPKREKPPSRERASRSV, from the coding sequence ATGACGACCATCAGCAAGTCGCGCTCTCTCGGGGTGGTGACCGCGGCCTACGTGGTCGCCGTCGCGGTGGCGGTGGCGTGGCTGTGGCTGGGCCCCAGCACCGACCGACTCTGGCTCGACACCCTGATCGCCGATCTGCTGGCAACGGTGACGATCTTCGTCTTCAGCCGGGCGTACCGGAATTCCAGCTTCTACGACGCCTATTGGAGCGTCATCCCACCGCTGCTGTTGTTCTACTGGTGGTATCGCAGTACCGATGTCGACCTGCTGCGCGTCTGGCTCATCACCGTCGTGGTGATGTTGTGGGCGATCCGGTTGACCGCGAACTGGGTCTACGCGTTCCCGGGTCTGCACCACGAGGACTGGCGCTACCCGATGTTCAAGCAGCGCGCCGGCCGCTTCGAGATCCTGGCCGACCTGGTGGCCATCCATCTGATCCCGACACTGCAGGTCTTCCTGGCCATGGTGCCGGTGTACGTCGCGGTGACTCGGCCGGGTCCAGGACTGGTGTGGTTGACCTGGATCGCCTTCGTGGTGGGGCTGGCCGCGGTGGCGCTGGAGCTCGTCGCCGATGTGCAGATGCATCGATTCGTCGCGGAGCGCCGCAGCGGTGCGGCCATGGATCGTGGGTTGTGGAGTTGGTCGCGGCACCCGAACTACTTCGGGGAGTTCAGCTTTTGGTCGGCGCTGGCCCTCTTCGGTATTGCGGCGGCGCCGGCTGATTGGTGGTGGCTGATCCTCGGCGCGCTCGCCATCTTGGCGATGTTCCTCGGGGCGAGTATCCCGATGATGGAAGAACGCAGTTTGGCACGCCGTCCCGCCTACCAGGATGTGGTGGACCGGGTCTCGCGGTTCGTGCCCTGGCCCCCGAAACGCGAGAAGCCCCCAAGCCGCGAGCGCGCGTCCCGCTCGGTGTGA
- a CDS encoding class I adenylate-forming enzyme family protein, producing MSISLLLEMASSTDPDRTAVVSGDLRLTTGDLSALADGGAAVVTAAGAQHVAYVGAGGALLPLLLFASARAGVPVTPLNYRLSSDGLRALISRLPDPLVVVDDEYRDAVGDGFRVIGSAEFLAAARHEHPAPEDMAFPDPDSVGVVLFTSGTTSAPKAVELTHNNLTSYITGTVEFGSAEPDDAALICVPPYHIAGVSAALSNLYAGRKMVYLTQFDAREWVRLVAAEGVTSATVVPTMLDRIVTVLEAQNAALPTLRTLAYGGSKVALPLVRKALELLPAVGFVNAYGLTETSSTIAVLTPDDHRVALGSDDEAVAKRLGSVGQPVPSIEVQIRAEDGTVLGPGETGELFVRGEQVSGRYTGIGSVLDAHGWFPTKDVATLDEDGYLYIGGRSDDTIIRGGENIAPAEIEDVLVEHPDVRDCAVVGPEDPEWGQIIVAVVVPAAGAEPQPEELRDFVRAQLRGSRTPDRVVFRDELPTNATGKVLRRELVSELNAKEPA from the coding sequence ATGAGTATCTCGCTGCTGCTGGAGATGGCATCCTCGACCGACCCGGACCGCACCGCGGTGGTATCGGGCGACCTGAGGTTGACCACCGGCGACTTGAGCGCCCTCGCCGACGGGGGCGCTGCCGTGGTCACCGCCGCGGGCGCCCAGCATGTCGCCTATGTCGGCGCGGGCGGCGCCCTGCTCCCCCTGCTGTTGTTCGCCTCGGCGCGGGCCGGTGTGCCGGTGACCCCGTTGAACTACCGGCTGAGCAGCGACGGACTGCGCGCCCTCATCTCCCGGTTGCCCGATCCGCTGGTCGTGGTCGACGACGAGTACCGCGACGCCGTCGGCGACGGATTCCGGGTGATCGGGTCCGCGGAGTTCCTCGCTGCGGCCCGCCACGAGCACCCAGCACCGGAGGACATGGCGTTCCCCGATCCCGACTCGGTCGGCGTGGTGCTGTTCACCTCGGGCACCACATCGGCGCCGAAAGCCGTTGAGCTCACCCACAACAACCTGACCAGCTACATCACCGGCACGGTGGAGTTCGGGTCGGCCGAGCCCGATGATGCCGCGTTGATCTGCGTGCCGCCCTATCACATCGCCGGGGTCTCGGCTGCCCTGTCCAACCTGTATGCCGGGCGAAAGATGGTGTACCTGACCCAGTTCGATGCCCGTGAGTGGGTGCGCCTGGTCGCGGCCGAGGGCGTCACCTCGGCCACCGTGGTACCGACCATGCTGGATCGCATCGTCACCGTGTTGGAAGCTCAGAACGCTGCCCTGCCCACCCTGCGCACCCTTGCCTATGGCGGATCCAAGGTGGCACTTCCCTTGGTGCGCAAGGCACTTGAACTGCTGCCCGCGGTCGGCTTCGTCAACGCCTACGGCCTCACCGAGACGAGTTCGACGATCGCGGTGCTCACCCCCGACGATCATCGGGTCGCCCTGGGCTCGGACGACGAGGCCGTCGCCAAGCGGCTCGGCTCGGTCGGCCAGCCGGTGCCCAGCATCGAGGTGCAGATCCGCGCCGAGGACGGAACCGTCCTGGGCCCAGGCGAAACCGGGGAACTGTTCGTGCGCGGCGAGCAGGTGTCCGGCCGCTACACCGGTATCGGTTCGGTGCTCGACGCCCACGGCTGGTTTCCCACCAAGGATGTGGCCACCCTCGACGAGGACGGCTACCTCTACATCGGTGGACGATCCGATGACACCATCATCCGCGGCGGCGAGAACATCGCGCCCGCCGAGATCGAAGATGTGCTCGTCGAACACCCGGATGTGCGTGACTGCGCGGTGGTGGGCCCCGAGGACCCGGAGTGGGGCCAGATCATCGTCGCGGTCGTGGTCCCCGCGGCCGGTGCCGAACCGCAACCGGAGGAACTCAGGGATTTCGTCCGCGCGCAGCTGCGCGGATCCCGCACCCCGGACCGGGTGGTTTTCCGCGACGAGTTGCCCACCAACGCGACCGGCAAGGTGCTGCGCCGTGAACTCGTCAGCGAACTGAACGCAAAGGAGCCCGCATGA